In Microbulbifer elongatus, the DNA window GAAATCATGCAATGAGCATAATGGTATAAGTGCGCTTGACTGCGAGTCAGACATGACGAGCAGGTACGAAAGTAGGTCATAGTGATCCGGTGGTTCTGTATGGAAGGGCCATCGCTCAACGGATAAAAGGTACTCCGGGGATAACAGGCTGATACCGCCCAAGAGTTCACATCGACGGCGGTGTTTGGCACCTCGATGTCGGCTCATCACATCCTGGGGCTGAAGCCGGTCCCAAGGGTATGGCTGTTCGCCATTTAAAGTGGTACGCGAGCTGGGTTTAGAACGTCGTGAGACAGTTCGGTCCCTATCTGCCGTGGGCGTTGGAGATTTGAGAAGAGTTGCTCCTAGTACGAGAGGACCGGAGTGAACGAACCTCTGGTGTTCGGGTTGTCACGCCAGTGGCATTGCCCGGTAGCTATGTTCGGACGGGATAACCGCTGAAAGCATCTAAGCGGGAAGCCTCCTTCAAGATGAGATCTCCCTGACTCCTTGAGAGTCCTGAAGGGCCGTGGAAGACTACCACGTTGATAGGCTGGGTGTGGAAGCGTTGTGAGGCGTTGAGCTAACCAGTACTAATTGCCCGTGCGGCTTGACCATACAACAGAGATGGTTACTAACGATTACTGATCGAACGAGAGATCAGCGGATTGTGCGCGAGACGAGACATACAGTTCTTGCGGTGTATTACTACAGAATGTTTTACCGACTTATTTGGGGTTATCGCCGATCAGAAAGCTGATCGAGGCAAACAGCGATAACAGGCAGGCCGAGCCAAGTGCTTATAAGACCACGCCAACCCAAGCCAGTTTGCCTGACGACAATAGAGTTGTGGAACCACCTGATCCCTTGCCGAACTCAGAAGTGAAACGCAACATCGCCGATGGTAGTGTGGGGATTCCCCATGTGAGAGTAGGTCATCGTCAGGCTTCTATTCCAAAAGCCCTGATCGCTCACGCGGTCAGGGCTTTTTTCATATGGGATACGATGAAATTCTCTCACTACCTGGCAGCGCGAAGCACTGCTATATTCAAAATCGCCCAGCCAATATGACGTTTTTTTAGACGCTTCTCCAATCCCAGTAACCACGCCACTCACATCCAATATCCCGCACTTACCCACAGCTCTGTCCAAGGTTTCTGTGCGTAACCGGCCTGTGCATAAGTTTTAATTTGTTTATTAAATCAATCGCTAAGGATATGCACAGGTAGTTCCATATTGCCTGTGAAGAGAATACAGACCTGTGAATTGTCTTGCGCTGTGTGATGCACGCGATATATTCACTCACTAAATTGACCACAGAAACTTAGGGAGTCATTCCATGGCGGATATCTTCAACATCCCGGTGCGTACCAGCGAAGGCAAAAAAATGACGCTGGGGGAGTTCGAGGGGAAGGTATTGCTGGTAGTGAACACGGCGAGTCAGTGCGGCTTCACTCCACAGTATCAGGGGCTGGAAGATCTGTACCGCAGATACAAAGATCGAGGACTGATGGTGCTCGGATTTCCCTGCAACCAGTTTGGTCACCAGGAGCCCGGCAGTGATAGCGAGATTCAGGAGTTCTGTACGCTCAACTTTGGAGTGAGTTTTCCGATCTACGCGAAGGTGGACGTCAACGGGAGCGATGTGCACCCGCTATTTTCGCACCTTAAACAAGAGGCTCCGGGGATATTTGGCACTGAGCGAATCAAATGGAACTTTACCAAGTTTCTGGTAGGGAGAGACGGGGCTGTGGTGAAACGTTACGCACCCAAGGATAAGCCGGAGGCGCTGGCGGCTGATATCGAGGCACTGTTGTAAGGCGGTCAGGGGTAGCCGTTCTCTGCCATCAGTAAGTTCCGGACATCGAAACGTTAACCGATATGTCCTATTTTTGATGTTTATATTGGTTGATTTTTTGCTTAAATGCTCAGTGAATACCTGTTTATTAGGATGGGCGTTGATGTGTCGGGGGTGTTGGGTCTATAGTTTGCAGCGTCAGAGTGGGCTACATGTGTAGCCCCTTAGCTGGCAGCTAGTGAACTATTTATTCTGATATACGGATACAGACATGAACCCCAGTCAATCCGCCGGCAATTGGTTGTCGGGCGTACGGCACCGGGTCTCCTGCGTCTTCGCGGAGACGATCCAAACCATCTTTACACGTCATCGCGCTGCAAATTCTCCTGCCCTCCTACGACTAGCAAGCCTGCTACGACTGCTGCAACGCGGCATATAATTTTATCCCCATACCTCTCTACAGAATTCCGTACTTAATTTGAGCAGCGCGTAGACAGCGGCGGTACCGCTGTTTAGCCTCGGGCCAGACTAGGAGAAGAGCCCCAATGAACGCTAAAAAAGATAAATTAGTCATTTTTGATACGACCCTGCGTGATGGTGAGCAGAGTCCCGGCGCTTCCATGACCAAGGAAGAGAAAATCCGTATCGCCTCCATGCTTGAGCGTATGCGTGTGGACGTGATCGAGGCGGGTTTCGCGATCGCCAGTCAGGGGGATTTTGAAGCCGTGCAGGCTGTTGCAGAAACCGTAAAGGATTCCCGTGTCTGCAGC includes these proteins:
- a CDS encoding glutathione peroxidase translates to MADIFNIPVRTSEGKKMTLGEFEGKVLLVVNTASQCGFTPQYQGLEDLYRRYKDRGLMVLGFPCNQFGHQEPGSDSEIQEFCTLNFGVSFPIYAKVDVNGSDVHPLFSHLKQEAPGIFGTERIKWNFTKFLVGRDGAVVKRYAPKDKPEALAADIEALL